In Harpia harpyja isolate bHarHar1 chromosome 12, bHarHar1 primary haplotype, whole genome shotgun sequence, a single window of DNA contains:
- the DYNLL2 gene encoding dynein light chain 2, cytoplasmic isoform X1, producing MFCLRFTMSDRKAVIKNADMSEDMQQDAVDCATQAMEKYNIEKDIAAYIKKEFDKKYNPTWHCIVGRNFGSYVTHETKHFIYFYLGQVAILLFKSG from the exons ATGTTCTGCCTTAGGTTCACGATGTCTGACAGAAAGGCTGTGATCAAGAATGCGGACATGTCTGAGGACATGCAGCAGGATGCTGTAGACTGTGCTACACAGGCAATGGAGAAGTACAACATAGAAAAGGACATTGCAGCATATATAAAGAAG gaATTTGACAAGAAATACAACCCAACTTGGCACTGCATTGTTGGCAGAAACTTTGGCAGCTATGTAACACATGAGACAAAGCACTTCATCTATTTTTACTTGGGTCAGGTTGCAATTCTTCTCTTCAAGTCTGGATAG
- the DYNLL2 gene encoding dynein light chain 2, cytoplasmic isoform X2 has product MSDRKAVIKNADMSEDMQQDAVDCATQAMEKYNIEKDIAAYIKKEFDKKYNPTWHCIVGRNFGSYVTHETKHFIYFYLGQVAILLFKSG; this is encoded by the exons ATGTCTGACAGAAAGGCTGTGATCAAGAATGCGGACATGTCTGAGGACATGCAGCAGGATGCTGTAGACTGTGCTACACAGGCAATGGAGAAGTACAACATAGAAAAGGACATTGCAGCATATATAAAGAAG gaATTTGACAAGAAATACAACCCAACTTGGCACTGCATTGTTGGCAGAAACTTTGGCAGCTATGTAACACATGAGACAAAGCACTTCATCTATTTTTACTTGGGTCAGGTTGCAATTCTTCTCTTCAAGTCTGGATAG